GCCGCGCCCGGAAGTGCCGAGCCGCCCGCGAGATCGGAAACCGCAGGGGGCCCGGACACGCCCGCGGGCCGCGCGCTCGGCAACCCCGCGGGCTCATGGGCAGCCACCCATAAGCGCTTTCTCGAAGAGCACGCGCTCACCTGGATGCCTCGCTTTGCCGACAGGGTGGCCGAAGAGGCCCGCGAGCCGTTCTACCGGGTGGCTGCAGGGCTGCTGAAAGCCGTTCTCGAGAAGGCCTGATCGGTCGATGCCGGATTGCACGCACGCTGCATTGTTGTTCGGAAGACCTGCTCGCTTCGACGACACCGTAGTGGGTCTATGGGAGCTGCTGTCTCCCACGCGAACATCGGTGCTTGTCGAACAGACGTGTGTTGGCAAGTCGCTCTTTTCCGCAAAACCTTACATCACCCTTACAAACGTGGAGATCCTCTTTCGGTTCGGCTCACCTGTGCGTGGATTGCGCTTTCGGCCTCTATACTGTCGAAAACCCACCGCGACGGGTGTGCGGCAGATGCGCACCTTGACGAGAAAGGACGGCTTGTGGCCCGCGAACGTGTGCGATCGGTGCTGCGCATCATGGCGACCACGTGCCTCTGCCTCGTGCTCGTCTCGTTCTTCTCGGTACAAATGCGCTACAACGCTGCTCTTGTCGGATTGCTTCCGGTGCCGCAGGCAAACGCCTACGAGCCGGGGGAGGGCGAGCAACGGATGGCTCCCGGTAGTCGGGCAACCGTGCTCGCTTCTTACTGTAGCGAAGTCGTCGCCTCGAGTGATCCTCAGAACCCTTCGGGCCTCACCTCGACTGCCCTCACGTTCGACGATTCGTGGTTCGCACACGATTCGCGCACGTACAACCATGAGCTCGCCACAGCGTGCGCCGTTTTAAGCGCGATCGTCAATTCCGAATCGCAGTTCTACGGAAGCGTGGCGGGTTCGGTGCCCTATGCGGAAAAGACGCTCGGTGCCCTCGGGTTCGAAAACATCCGCACCGAATCCTTCGCGCTGCGCAGCCACGTGCTCGACCAGATCGGCGCGTTGTTCGCGGGCTCGCATGATGTCGCCGCCTACGCGTTCGCTTCGAAAACCCTCCCAGGGCAAAACGGCTCGCCCGACCAGACGCTCATTTTCGTCGGCGTGCGCGGCAGCTACGGCATCGAGTGGCTGAGCAACTTCAAGATGGTCGGCGAGGGCGAATCTGCGGAGGGCCGTGATCACCAAGGATTCAAGATGGCCGAAGCCGAGGTCATGGAGTCGCTGCAAGGCTATGCGAAGGAAATCGGCGCGGATCCCGAGCACACGAAAATCCTCGTCTCAGGACACAGCAGGGGAGGCGCGGTTGCGAACCTGCTCGCCGCCGACCTCGATAACGCGAGCGGCACCGAACGCGCGCTTGCCCCCGCCCAAGGCGTGTTCGCCTATACGTTCGCTTCGCCGAGTTCCACGCAGTGCGCCGACCGCGACAACGCTCTCTACGGCAACATCTTCAACGTGGCGAACGCTTCCGATATCGTGCCCACGTTGCCGTCTCTCTCATGGGGGTTCGGCCGCTACGGTACTACGGTTTCGCTTCCCGATGTGACCTGCGCAGATTTCTCGCCCCTGTACGAGGGGATGCAGCAGGCGTTTCGCACCAATACCGGTTTCGACAACCCGTGCGCAACAGCCGATCTCGAGAAGCTCGACGAGTTCGGTGCCGAGGTGGCCGAGGCCATCCCCTCGCTCGATTCTCTTATGAGTCCCATCGGCGTCGTGAACGCCGTGCAGACGGTCTCCCAACTCGACCTCGCATCCACGCTGTCGTCGCACTACCCCGATACCTATATCGCCTGGATGCAAAGCATCGACTCCGACGACCTCACGTTCTCGTAAGCGAAGGCTCCGGGGATCCAACGTTCACGTAAGCGTCCGTCTCGCCCCGTCCGTCGAAGCGTATCCGCACTCGGTTCGTTCCTCTTATCCACCATCGCGTCCCTTACCACCCGCCGCACTTCGCCCCAGCTTCACGCCCCTTCTTGCTCGTTTTCTGCTGGTTTGAGTGCGGGGCCGTTCGCGCGCGCCGCTCCCTGCTACCATGGGGCAACCAATCGCTACTTTGAGAAGGAACAACACCGACCATGGCAGATTACATCGAGGGCAAACGCCCGGTCATCGAGGCGCTGCGTACGCACGTGCCCATCAAACAGGTCCTGATCGCCGATAACCTCAACCGCGACGGCCTTGTAGAGGATATCCTGCGCAAGGCGAAAAAGGCCGGTGCGCAGGTGAAAACCGTTCGCCGCCGCGATCTCGACGAGAAGTCCGAGCGGGGGAGCCACCAGGGCGTCATGGCCGAAACCAAGCCCTACGAGTACTGCAACGTGCAAGCGATCCTCGACGCGGCAGCAGCGCATGCCGAAGAGCACGGAGGCGCTGCGCTCGTGATCCTGCTCGATCACATCACCGACGCAGGCAACCTCGGCGCCATCGCCCGTTCGGCCGAGGTGGTCGGCGCGAGCGGCATCGTCATCCCCAACAAGCGCAGTGCGCATGTGACGGCCGCTACCTACAAGAGCTCGGCAGGGGCCATCAGCCATCTCAGCGTGAGCCAGGTTGCGAACATCGCACAGACGATCGAGCGCCTGAAGGCCGAGGGATACTGGGTTGCGGGCGCAAGCGAGCATGCGAAGGAAGTCGTGTGGGATTCCAACCTCAAGGGCAAGATCGCGCTCGTGATGGGCAACGAGGGCGAAGGGCTCGCGCGGCTCACCCAACAATCATGCGACTTTCTCACGAAGCTTCCGCAGGCGGGCAACGTCGGCTCGCTCAACGTAGCCCAGGCGGCCACCGCCTGCATGTACGAATGGATGCGGCAAAACCGCTAGCTCGCATTCGGGGCGATGTATCATGGCAAAACAGCGCAGAAAAATTCTCATCATCGACGGCTACAACGTGCTTCGTTCGGGCAGCCGCTACAAGCAGATCGCCGGTCCCGATTACACCGATGATGCATTTAACCTCGCGCGCGAAACGCTCATCAACGACGTGGTGAGCTACGCGGGCCACGAATGGGGCGCGGTCATCGTGTTCGACGGCGCGAAAAACAAGTTTTCCACCGGCGAGGCCGAATCGGTCGGCGGCGTGCGCATCATGTTCTCGCCATCGGGCCAGTCGGCCGACAAGGTGATCGAAAAGCTCGCCCACGACGCTCGCGAACGCGGCGTCGAGGCGCTTGTGGTTACAAGCGATGCGACCATCCAGGATACGGTGTTCGGCGGCGGCATCGATCGCATGAGCGCGAACGATTTCAGCTGGGAGATGAACAATCTGCTCGTCGAAAACGAACTTGATGCCACTCCACGCGTTTCCAAAAAGAACACGGTGGCCGATCGCATCGATCCTTCCGTCCGCGCGAAGCTCGAAGCGCTGCGGGATACGGGAGCTTAAGCCGTTTTACTTTCATGTCCGAAAACGGCTAGCGTGCTTCGCCCGGGTGTGGTTTCATGGTCTCGAAGACCAATTGCGAAGGAAGCGTACATGGAACAGCAAGCCACGCCAGTCGCTCGGCAAAACCAAACGTTCGGTATTGATGCGGTCGAGGAGGTTCTCGCATCGGAGGGGAAAGCGGGCACGTCTCTTCCCGATGGCGATACCTGCTGGGAAGCCCTCGGCATGCACGATCCGCGTCTCGACGGGCTGTTTTTCGTCGGCGTGAGCACGACGGGCATCTACTGTCGCGCGGTCTGTTCGGCCAAGCGTCCGAAACGGGAGAACTGCACGTTTTATCGGACGGCCGCCGAAGCTGAGGCTGCGGGGTTTCGTCCCTGTCTCAAGTGCCGCCCCGAGTTGGCACCCGGGGTGCCCCTAGCGCCCGATACCGATCGCGCGGTCAGGCGGGCGGCGCTGCTCATCAAGGAGGGCGCCGGGTCGAACAAGGTCGCCGATATCGCTGCCGAACTTGGGCTCTCCGAGCGGCAGTTTCGCCGCCTGTTCGAGCGGGCGTTCGGTGTAACGCCCACGGAATATCGCACTACGTGCCGCTTGCTTTTGGCGAAAAGCCTCCTCACCGATACGGACCTTCCCATCACGCGGGTCGCGTACGCGTGTGGGTTCTCGTCGGTTCGCCGTTTCAACGATGCGTTCTCTGCGCGCTACCGCATGCCGCCAACGCGCTTCCGTGTCAAAGCGGCATACGGGAACGTCCGAGCCGATTCGGGCCCCATCGTGCTGCACGTGGGCTACCGGCCTCCGTTTCGCTTCGATCTGCTGCTCGATTTTCTGCGCATGCGCGCGATCGAGGGCGTTGAGGCGGTGAGCGAAAACGCATACCTGCGCACCGTCCGTCTCGACGCAGGTGCGTCGGACGGCGTTTCTCGTGGTGACTTCCCAGATCGTTTGCATGATGCCGCCGCTGCGAATGCTCCCTTGCACGGAGACGCTCGGGGCGTTTCACGCGAGGGTGCGGAGGCGGATGCTTCCTTGCACGACGATGCTCAGGGTGGTTCGCGTGGCGGCGACCGCAGCGGCGGCATGCGCATTGGCTGGATCAAGGTTGAAGATGAACCCGGTAAGAACCGCCTTTCCGTTACGGTGTCGCCTGAGCTGTTCGACGATCTTCCCCTCGTGCTCGCCCGCGTGCGACGGTTGTTCGACACCGATTGCCTGCCGACGTCC
Above is a genomic segment from Raoultibacter phocaeensis containing:
- a CDS encoding DNA-3-methyladenine glycosylase 2 family protein encodes the protein MEQQATPVARQNQTFGIDAVEEVLASEGKAGTSLPDGDTCWEALGMHDPRLDGLFFVGVSTTGIYCRAVCSAKRPKRENCTFYRTAAEAEAAGFRPCLKCRPELAPGVPLAPDTDRAVRRAALLIKEGAGSNKVADIAAELGLSERQFRRLFERAFGVTPTEYRTTCRLLLAKSLLTDTDLPITRVAYACGFSSVRRFNDAFSARYRMPPTRFRVKAAYGNVRADSGPIVLHVGYRPPFRFDLLLDFLRMRAIEGVEAVSENAYLRTVRLDAGASDGVSRGDFPDRLHDAAAANAPLHGDARGVSREGAEADASLHDDAQGGSRGGDRSGGMRIGWIKVEDEPGKNRLSVTVSPELFDDLPLVLARVRRLFDTDCLPTSIEKGLEDFYARVAPENRIAGIRLPCCFDGFEMAVRAILGQQITVKAAGTLAGRVAREFGLPAQTPFDELGVAFPSPIAFCASDAANRLGELGVIRQRARAICALAEAVCSGDVGLCPGSDLEADAAALKAIPGIGDWTVQYLLMRAYAHPDAFPASDLGVLGAFPGAKPREVAALSEDWRPWRSYAVMSIWSAHAEKAAPRPSAASEPVSPSSGYPETVLIHPPATSEPAPLASEHPETVSHVSENPETVPPVSSKPDPGLPASENPETDRS
- a CDS encoding lipase family protein, whose amino-acid sequence is MARERVRSVLRIMATTCLCLVLVSFFSVQMRYNAALVGLLPVPQANAYEPGEGEQRMAPGSRATVLASYCSEVVASSDPQNPSGLTSTALTFDDSWFAHDSRTYNHELATACAVLSAIVNSESQFYGSVAGSVPYAEKTLGALGFENIRTESFALRSHVLDQIGALFAGSHDVAAYAFASKTLPGQNGSPDQTLIFVGVRGSYGIEWLSNFKMVGEGESAEGRDHQGFKMAEAEVMESLQGYAKEIGADPEHTKILVSGHSRGGAVANLLAADLDNASGTERALAPAQGVFAYTFASPSSTQCADRDNALYGNIFNVANASDIVPTLPSLSWGFGRYGTTVSLPDVTCADFSPLYEGMQQAFRTNTGFDNPCATADLEKLDEFGAEVAEAIPSLDSLMSPIGVVNAVQTVSQLDLASTLSSHYPDTYIAWMQSIDSDDLTFS
- the rlmB gene encoding 23S rRNA (guanosine(2251)-2'-O)-methyltransferase RlmB; this encodes MADYIEGKRPVIEALRTHVPIKQVLIADNLNRDGLVEDILRKAKKAGAQVKTVRRRDLDEKSERGSHQGVMAETKPYEYCNVQAILDAAAAHAEEHGGAALVILLDHITDAGNLGAIARSAEVVGASGIVIPNKRSAHVTAATYKSSAGAISHLSVSQVANIAQTIERLKAEGYWVAGASEHAKEVVWDSNLKGKIALVMGNEGEGLARLTQQSCDFLTKLPQAGNVGSLNVAQAATACMYEWMRQNR
- a CDS encoding NYN domain-containing protein; this encodes MAKQRRKILIIDGYNVLRSGSRYKQIAGPDYTDDAFNLARETLINDVVSYAGHEWGAVIVFDGAKNKFSTGEAESVGGVRIMFSPSGQSADKVIEKLAHDARERGVEALVVTSDATIQDTVFGGGIDRMSANDFSWEMNNLLVENELDATPRVSKKNTVADRIDPSVRAKLEALRDTGA